The Candidatus Cloacimonadota bacterium genome contains the following window.
GCGGGGCATCAGAGACGATTCATCCGGTTTTCTGATCTCCACCTTCACCTCTTCCTCCTCCTGGCTGGTCAGCATCTTGATCTTGTTCCTGTCAATCTCAGCTTCTTCCTGCTGCTGGCAGAAGATGGGGAAACTCAATATTATTATCAGGATCAGAAAGATCACTCTTTTCACTTTTGTTCTCCCTTTTTATAAGACAGCTCAGCGATCAGGCCTTTATAATAATCTGCTCCGATCACCTCGATGACCACCTCGTTCTCTCCCGGTTTTAAGTTGGAAAGCTGCAGAGTCTGCACCTGAACTTTTTTCAATTTATTATCATAGACAATGCCCTGGGCATCAAGGAGATTTTTGCCGTTGACCCAGAGGGTGATCATGTGCTGGCCGAAAACCTTCAGTACTGCATCTTCAAACTGATCGGGCAGGATGAAGAGTTTACGGAAATAGACAATATCTACATTGATGGTATCCAGTTCGGCAAACCAGATCTCCTCAGCTGGACTCTCTTCCAGGCCATACATCTGTTTCTGGAAGTACTGGAAGTTGGCCTGGCCTACCGGCAGCCAGACCAGCGATTGCATAAATTCTTTCAAAGTCTTACTCGTTCTGGCCTGATCATAACGAATAGCAGAACCGGCCGCCAACCAGGTCTCATCCGTTACGATCATCTCCCTCTCTCGACCTTGACCTTGACCTTGATCTTGCCTCTCCACAACTACAGAATCCCGAGGTTCTTCTTTCACAGCAATAACCTCTTTCTGCTGTGAAGGATCCGGGCGCACACCCAACTGAATAAGACGAGTCAGGCTGAGCTCCGTCCACTTATCACTATAATCTTTATCATCCGAGAAGGTTTTGAGCAGGGTCTGATAGATCTGCACCGCTTTCTTGCGGAACTCATTAGCCAGCTGCAGGCTGTTGTTCTTGAGCGCTGTTTTGAACTGCTGCTGCTGGACAGGATTGCTTTTCATCTGCTCATTGTTGATCTGATTGGAGATATCCAGATAGGTCTGCACCTGGTCGATCACCACATCCGCGCTGTAATCATAACACCTGGCAATTGTATATAAAGCCTGGGTGCGGCGGATTGTCTCCAGATTGAAATTATTACCTTCCTGGATCAATTCGATAAAAGTATCCCTTACCTCATCACATTTCTGCATCAGCTTGGGAATGCGGCTTTCTCCTTCGGCTAAATGGTCTTTCCAGCGGGTCAGGCTGTTTACCTTGATCAGCTCATCCGGAGTCTTATCGATGATCTCATTTCGGGCTGATCTGAGGGCGTTTTCATATTTTACAAAGAAGTTGATAAAGCTCTTATAGTAATCAAATGTCTCATGAATGTGTTCGGTGGGAAGTTCCAGGCCCTGCTGGAAATAAGTGCTCTCTTCCTCGTAGAACTCTTCGATCTTGGTCATGACCTGGTCATATTTTTTTTCTTCAAACAGTTTATCTGCTTCTTCCTTGATATTTTTCAATTTATTGACTGCCACTTCCAAGAGCAGGTCAAGATCAGGATTCTTGCTGTAGAGCTTAGCAGCCACCTGTTCATATTCAGCTGTCCTGCCTTCATCCTTGAATTTTTTGGCTACAGCAATGAGAAGATCGTTGGCTCTTTCGTGCTGCGGATAGAGTTTTTCAAACTGCAGGCTGAGAGCTGTAACTTTAGCTTCATCACCTATCTCCTGATAGAGTTTGATGGCATGCAGTAGAATATTGGCTGGATTCTCTCCACCCATATCTATCCTGCCCACATCAGCATGCAGTTCTTCCAGAAGTTGAGCTGCCTGGCGTTTATTATCGAACTTCTCGCCTTCGTAAAAGCCGATGATCTGCAGGCGCAGTTTATAGGCCTGGTTGGTCTGGGGATAGAGCTGAATGAACTTTCGTCTCAGATCCACGCTTTGCTGCCAGTAATGCAGGCTGTCGGAAATGGACCAGGCACCGTGATAGGCACTGAGCACTTCGCTGCTGCTCTGACGGGTTGAAGCGATCTCCAGATAGAGATCGATGGCTTTTTGATTCTCACCAGCCTTTTTTAAATTTTTGATCGCTTCCAGTTTAAAAGAAACACTTTCTTCCGGCTTTTCCGCTTCGAACTCGGAGGCGATCTTCAGGTACTGCTGAGCTGCCTGACGGTAATCGGAAGCTGCCTCATAGGCACGAGCCCGAGCTAAAAGAGCAGCCAGAATATTGTTTTCAAAATTATCGGTATTTTCATCCACTGCATACTTGGATGCTTCCCTGAAATAGTATTCCGCATCATCATAGCGCTGCTGCAGCTGGCTGATCTCGGCCAGGCGTGAGAAAGTTATCATCTTCAATTCATCCTGCAGAGGATAGGTCAGAAGATCCTTATAATCATTGTAAGCTGCAGCGAACCTGCCGTCCTCATAATAGAGTTCAGCCCTGAAATAGGTGACTTTGATCAGCTGCTGATAGATATCGGGATTTGTCTTTTCATATTCCACCAGAAAGTCACGATACTGCGTAGAGGCTGCAATGAGCAGAGAATCCAGGCCTGCTCTATCGATCTCAAGGCCTCGCTCCTCAGCAATATATTTTTCAGTCTCCACGACCGGCAGCAGCAGGTCATAGAGCTTTTCATAATTATAAAAGCGCTGCTCATAATAGTGATAAAGTCCGGCTGAAACCGGCTGCTTTTCTATATAGGAATCGATCTCGTTAATTGTATCAAAATAGTGAGCCGGATTTTCGGTGATCTCAGCCAGATCCTGGCTCAGATCGACGATATTTTTACGCATCCTCTTTTTGCGCTGCACACTCTGGGGATCCGAGAATTCTGGATAAGCTGTGTAGTTGATCACCAGTTCTTCATAATTCAGATAATCGCTGTGCTGCCTGGTGCGCAGGAAATTGTTCAAATATTTTGGTTCCAGGAAGGCATAGGCTGCCTGGATGATCTCAAGTTGATCTGTTATATCTTGAGCTTGGTTTTTCTTATACCAGTCGGATTCTATAGTAAAATCTGTCACCAGCCTGTGCATCTGCTCAATGATCAGTTCCTGGGGATCCTGATCTTGGCGTACCCTCTGCGGATTCTGCTGATAAATCGTAATAATGGAATCGACAAGCGAGGGGCTGATGCGGCTGTCGGGATAGAGCAGCAGATAGGTCTTGTAAAGATCCACAGCCTGCATGGGAGCATTATAGGTTTTCTTCAGTTCCACCGCTTTTATCAGGATCTGCTGGCCATAGTCATCTGCCACCGAGCTTTTCAGGATCTCTGCCGCCGCCTGGGCAGCCCTGGAATAACCGACAAAATCTGTACCGTCATATTCGATCAGGCTGAAAGCGATATTCTCAATAGCATCAGCCTGGAAAAAAGTGCTTTTTTCACTCTCACCAGCTCTTTCCAGAATCCCTAAAATTGCACTAAAATCTTCTATGGCTTTGGTGAACCTGGCACTGGCAAAATAGGTCCAGCCGCGTTGGAAAAGTCCGTAATACTGCAGGGGATCACCTTCCCTCTGAGCCACAATATCAAAATAATAAATTGCCTGGTCAAAATAGGGTTTGGCAATACGGGCATCGACGGCCAGATCAAAATAAACCCTGCCCAGCCGGTAGGCGGCATCGGTGTTATAGGGTGAGTCGGGCATTTCCAGCAGCACCTCTTCATACGCTGAGATAACCCTTGCCAGTTCAGCTTTGCCAAGGCGCAGCGAATCGGGCCAGTTCATGACCAGATCGATATTCTCGATCCGCGCTGCATCACGGCGGGTAAGGATCGCCTTATAGTTATAAAAACCGATATTATAGAGAACTATATCTTTCTGCAGGAAATCCGGATCACTGGCGAGAACCTTCTCATAAAAACCGGCCGTCTTCCAGGGTTCAAAGATATCCACTTCGGCACTGAGTTCGGCCAGATTGAAATAGAGCTTGGCCAGCTGTGGAGTGTCAGGATTTTCCTCTATATAATCCAGAGTGCGCTGATAGACATCCCGCTTGTACTGGCGTTTCTGCTGGAAAGTTTGCTGCAGTTCCGCATCTGACTCTTGAGCTAAAAGTGGAGCGATCAGCAGAAGAGGGAAAAGCAATGTGATGATAAGTTTGTTACTATTCATTCTCAGCTTCCTCCACTTCTCGAACTTGATCTTGATCTTGATCCACCAGCTTCTTCTGCAGCTCTTGATACTGATTATCCAGCCTTTGCGAATTTTCAAACAGGATATTCAGCAGCTGATATTCATACTCCTTATTTTCCAGTTCTATATCATTTTCCACCACATCCAACATGGCATTATAATCATCACTTAACTCTGTAAATTCTGATAAAAGTGCTGTCTGCTCTTTTTTCAGTTTGCGTGACACCAGATTATCAAAGCTGTCTTTGATATCACGGCTCAAGTCAAACAGTTCCTGGCGGTTGCTTTCAATGGCAGCCACCTCCTGGTTGAGATATTGATCGTAGTCCTGGCTGGCAGAGTAGTTGAAAATATAGTCTGCAATCCTGTCGAAACCTGCAATATTGGTCTGCATGAGATCCTGATAGGACTGGATCTTTTCTAAAAGAGAAAAATTCTGATTCAGCTCAGCCAGCTGCTGCAGGCTCTGCCACTGGGCCAGCTGGGATTGCAAGAGGATCTTCTCTGCGGCCAGAGAACGAGCCAGCCGATAATCCTGCGGTGTGATCAGAGGTCTGGCTCTCAGATACTTCACCACCTGCAGTGTGATCAGAGAGGAATCGGCAAAAGCGATCTGACTGTTCAGATAACGGGCAAAATTCTCTCGGGGCATCTGCTGAGCCACCAGGATCAGAGCCCTGATATCGGCCAGAATGCTCAGGTAATTCTTATACTCTTCTTCCAGAACATAGAGCCGGGTCAGTTTTCTATCAGCACTGCCTCGGTAAAATCCGGACAGAAGCTGATCTATCTCAGACAGTTCAAACTCGATCAGATCCAGCTGATAGGAAAGATTTTCATAGGTCATATCTGAAGAATCGATGCTGGTCAGCTGCTCTAATATTTTTTCATATTTATCCAGGAAGAAATTCTTACTGGCCACATTTTCCAGCAGCTCCTGATTGGTCTGCATCAAGCTGTCCACCGCCGCTTCAGCCTGCGACTGATCATCAGGATAGTAGCTGGTTATAGTTAACATAAAACTGGCTGAGACATAAAACCTGCTTTTGGGAGTTCTGGTCACGATCGTGTTCAGCATGGTTTTGGCCTGTTGAAATCTTTGAGCCTGGAAATAGTAGCCGGCCAGTTCATAGAGAATATTATCATTTATCTGATTATTTATCTTATAGTATTCATCAAAATAGGTCCAGGCAAATTCGGATTCCTGCAGCAGGTAAATCCGGCCCAGGTTAAGAAGAGCAAAATTCTTCATCTGCCTGGAGATATCATCTTCTTGCAGGATCAGCTGCAGCTGATCCGCAGCCGACTCCACATCACCGGTAAAATATGCAATCAGAGCCAGCATACCTTGAGACTGCAGAGCATAGTCTTCTGCTGGTAAAAGGAGATCAAATTCCGTTTTTGATCGGGAATATTTTTCCAGATTAAAAAGGGCGTTGGCAGATTGGAAAGTCAGAAGTTCAGTTTTTTCGACGTTATAATTTTCGATCAGATTTACCAATTCTGAGTTCAATTGCTGCTCAAAATAAATTCCACTCAGAAGAACATAAGCTTCCTGCCAGCCGGGGGAAGACGGATAGGAATTAATGATCTCTTCCAGATAACTTTGAGCCTGCTTATACTTCTTCTGCTGATAGGCCACCTGGGCTTGATTCCAGAGCAGCTGATCCCTAATCTCAGGTATCTCTGCATAGATTATCTGCTGCTCATTCAGAGAAAGCTGTGATTCTGATAACATCTGCTCAGCCAGAAGCTTGTTCAGTTCTTCAGAACGCTGGGAAAAGCCTTTTTTTATCTCTGTAATATTACCAGTCTCATAAAGCTGATTGACTGCTGCTTTGAGAGCCAGGATATTATTGAGATAAGCCAGTTCTTCTTCAATGATTTGCAGTTCATATTTCTCAATTGTTACCTGTTCTTCCAGGCTGTAGGCAGCTCTGCCGTAGAGCAGTTTCTGCACGGCCAGGCTGGCTTGATCAGCTCCCAGCCAGGCTGTAGCCAAAACAAATGAGACAAGACTCAAGAATAATTTTTTCATGAGCATCTATCTGGTCGTTTTATTCTTGTTCCTGAAGTAATTTTCTTATTTCTTCCAGCTCTTTTTCTGCCTGCTTTCTGCGCTCACGAATCTTTTCCAGCTCAGATTCCAGGGATTCACCTTCACCATCACCACTGTAACTTCTGGTCTTGGAATAACTGGATAGGGGAACCTGACGTTTTCTGTCCGAAGCCTTGATCTCAGATAAAGCATCCATGGTATAGCTGACATTAATGGCATAATTATTTCTGTTTGAAGAACGTATCAGGTCTTCAAATTTGTAAATGGCAAAATTCAAGGTTAAATTGGAGATGTGCAGGTTCAGGTTCAAACTGACATTCTGGCCATCCAGCTCACCACCAAAACTGAGCCATTTGGCAGGTTTGATCTCCGCCCCCATGAAAATTCCGGTAAAATAGTGACTGATTTCACCACGTCCGCGAAATCTTCTGGCACCCATACCCAGATGGAAACGTGCTTCCAGATACTGCATGGAGTTCATGCCGGTCACCATGATAAACGATTTACTCATAACGCCGAAGGGCGAGAATTTGACATAATTTATGCCGTCGGGATATTCATAGGCTGAAGAAGTAGATTGATCTCCGCTATCTGATACTTCAGAGAACATATTAAGACAGCCGATGGCAAAGCCCGGGAACACCTCGGTTTCATCTGTTACCTTGAGTTTTATATTAG
Protein-coding sequences here:
- a CDS encoding tetratricopeptide repeat protein → MKKLFLSLVSFVLATAWLGADQASLAVQKLLYGRAAYSLEEQVTIEKYELQIIEEELAYLNNILALKAAVNQLYETGNITEIKKGFSQRSEELNKLLAEQMLSESQLSLNEQQIIYAEIPEIRDQLLWNQAQVAYQQKKYKQAQSYLEEIINSYPSSPGWQEAYVLLSGIYFEQQLNSELVNLIENYNVEKTELLTFQSANALFNLEKYSRSKTEFDLLLPAEDYALQSQGMLALIAYFTGDVESAADQLQLILQEDDISRQMKNFALLNLGRIYLLQESEFAWTYFDEYYKINNQINDNILYELAGYYFQAQRFQQAKTMLNTIVTRTPKSRFYVSASFMLTITSYYPDDQSQAEAAVDSLMQTNQELLENVASKNFFLDKYEKILEQLTSIDSSDMTYENLSYQLDLIEFELSEIDQLLSGFYRGSADRKLTRLYVLEEEYKNYLSILADIRALILVAQQMPRENFARYLNSQIAFADSSLITLQVVKYLRARPLITPQDYRLARSLAAEKILLQSQLAQWQSLQQLAELNQNFSLLEKIQSYQDLMQTNIAGFDRIADYIFNYSASQDYDQYLNQEVAAIESNRQELFDLSRDIKDSFDNLVSRKLKKEQTALLSEFTELSDDYNAMLDVVENDIELENKEYEYQLLNILFENSQRLDNQYQELQKKLVDQDQDQVREVEEAENE